The Gossypium hirsutum isolate 1008001.06 chromosome D06, Gossypium_hirsutum_v2.1, whole genome shotgun sequence genome contains the following window.
gttagaacACATAAATGTGAAGACTTTTTCAAAACAAGatggaaaaaaaatctaatatgataaacttgaatcgttaattaatttatttaaatagcaaaaattactattttcaagaaaaattaaaattttaagtttatatattctttatatttttatcatttttatatcttttcaaaaaaaatataaattttggattttctataaatttcttgaattttaaaaattattttaaaaattttataatttttgttgagataGACCAATTTGCACATTTTTAAAACTAACAACgaccaaaaaaatatttacatcaatttattatttgaattattcgaattgtaaattTCAATATGACTCAAAACTCAAATTACATAATCCAATCAATTCAAAAAAATCGAATAACTTGATTCgattaagaaatttaatttttttttcaatttttttaaatttgaatcaaattttgCTCACTCATAATCCACATTGAAAAGTCATCCTCAATTgacatatatttaaacatataatttttcCTAAGTACATAAAAAACTTGATATACCCGCGTAGATACATACCCGTGTCCGTCACTTCACCCAAAACCTGGATAACACGTTATCACAAGGATTCCATGCAAAATGGAAAACTCACACTAAAGGGGCATCAGCATTAATGACATTGTAAAGCAACAAATTCAGTCAAATTTACAAACAGATTATGATCTATATAAGCAGCAATTATAATCCCAAACATCATAATGTTATCATAATATTACAAGCTCATTCAAATAAAATTCAACCATTTTCATTCTAACCTCGAGCTTTAAGCTCCGCAAGCCGCCTTGACAAATCATCCTCGTCGACCTTCTCTTCAGTCTTCGTCGGAACAGCATGAGCAGCAGCGTTTGGCAACCCAACGGAGACCTCTAATCCGTAATCATCAGCCACCTGCTGCATCAGGCTGTTGACTTCACCTTCGGGTGTCGATAACGAAGTAGAACCAGCCATAGCACTCTCCATAAACTCTGCTTGAACCTCCATATTCACAAACTGCTTCTCGAATTGATCCATTGTTTCTGACATTTTCTGCAAATTTCCTGCATAAACATTTGAATTAGTTTTGCTTTAGGCTAATATGTCTACATTATGTTGATTTCAACTAATTTTTCCTCGGAGCTGGGTTCGTGTCCATCACTGGACACTCCCTTAACGGTTCCGCGTCAATACATGTCCGTTTTGACCATGTccggttttattttttatttttttaacattaccaACCATGTCCAATATTCCAATATGTATTTCGCCGAGTTGAGGATGTATCCATATCCGATACTAGAACACTCCCTTAATGCTCCCTTCGgtaacatgaatttgaaaattcggatttgaatttcatttattatgAAATGCATGCATTACAGACAAATTAGATGTGATTCAATATAATATgtatttgaaaagtataaaaacaCGAATTTATCATCATAGATTTGAGAAATAACTACtcaatttactttatttttgaAATCCAAGTTCCAAAAAGCTACCTAACAAAAGTGTTCTTGCTTCATAGATTCTAACCTAAATTCTCCGTAATATTTGATTTCTCCTAAATTTTATTATCATCATGAATAGCcacgaaaaagaaagatgatcaATGATACAAAAGTACTGAGAAATAACCTGTGGCCAATGAAGATTCAAGTGACTTAACAATATTAGCCATGGACTTGTTAATGGTAGTCATCTTAGCTTGAGTATCAAGCCTAGCAACAACGGCATCGAGCCGCGAGGCAAGA
Protein-coding sequences here:
- the LOC121218659 gene encoding ESCRT-related protein CHMP1B; translation: MGNTEKLLNQIMELKCTSKSLQRQSRKCEKDEKSEKLKVKKAIEKGNMDGARIYAENAIRKRNEQMNYLRLASRLDAVVARLDTQAKMTTINKSMANIVKSLESSLATGNLQKMSETMDQFEKQFVNMEVQAEFMESAMAGSTSLSTPEGEVNSLMQQVADDYGLEVSVGLPNAAAHAVPTKTEEKVDEDDLSRRLAELKARG